The DNA sequence AATCAGCTTGAAAAGAAGCTGGAATCTCAGGCCAGATTATTTTGGGCAAAGCCGGGATGGAGTTCGGATAATTCGATTGGGGTCGCACTTCTGACGCGGGAAGCGGTGCTGTCGGACAATCATTAATTGTTTTATCTTCTACAAAGAGATTTAGGAAAAAAGAGATTTAGAAAAAATCTAAAAATATGATATATAATGAGTTTTTTCGAGCCCTAAGGACATTTTACAATTAAAAGACTTGATTTCGAGGCAAAAGTTCATTTATAATAAACAAGGTAAAGTATCAAATACGTGTCACTGTGCCAAACATAGATGTATATACTTGTATAGTTTAGAAAAGGGGACCATTCATCCGTTTGGTCGGTACAACGAATAATCCTGAGGGGGAGACAACGTGTATAAGGTAGTCAAAAGAAGGCAGTTGGCGGACATTATTACACTGCTGGAAGTAGAAGCTCCGGAAGTCGCCAAGAAAGCCCAACCCGGCGAATTTGTCATTGTTCGACAAAATGAGGAATCTGAAAGGATCCCTTTGACCATCATGGACTTTAATCGGGATAAAGGGACAATCACCATCGTCATCCAGGAAGTAGGCTATTCATCCAATCTGATTACCCGGATGCAGGAAGGGGATTCTTTTGTTACATTTGTAGGTCCGCTCGGACAAGCCACCGAAATCGAGAATTACGGTACGGTTCTGTGCATTGGCGGCGGCGTGGGCGTCGCGCCGGTTCATCCGATTGCGCGCGGCCTGAAAGAAGCAGGCAACAAGGTCATCTCCATTCTCGGAGCAAGAACCAAAGACCTGCTGATCCTCGAAGACGAAATGCGGGCTGTAAGTGATGAAGTCATCATTACAACCGATGACGGGACTTATGGTATGAAAGGTTTTGTCACGCACGGCATTCAGTCCGTTTTGGACCAGGGCATCAAAGTTGATGCGATCTGGGCGATTGGTCCGGTCGTTATGATGAAATCCGTAGCGAATTTCACCAGACCTCTTGGCATCAAGACCATCGTCAGTATGAATCCTGTCATGGTCGACGGAACAGGAATGTGCGGTGCCTGCAGACTCGATGTCGGCGGCGAAACCAAATTTGCCTGTGTTGACGGGCCGGAATTTGACGGCCACAAGGTAGATTTTGACCTGGCCATGAAACGTTCGGCCTTCTTTAAAAACGAAGAAGCTGTCGCTTACGGTAAAGTCAAGTGCCAGTGTGCAAAGGAGGGCAAATAATCATGGCATCAAAAGCACCACGACATGATATGCCCTGTCAGGACCCAATTGTCCGAGGGAAAAATTTTAGCGAAGTTGCGCTGGGATACACGGTAGAGACTGCTGCAGAAGAGGCC is a window from the Dehalobacter sp. DCA genome containing:
- a CDS encoding sulfide/dihydroorotate dehydrogenase-like FAD/NAD-binding protein, which gives rise to MYKVVKRRQLADIITLLEVEAPEVAKKAQPGEFVIVRQNEESERIPLTIMDFNRDKGTITIVIQEVGYSSNLITRMQEGDSFVTFVGPLGQATEIENYGTVLCIGGGVGVAPVHPIARGLKEAGNKVISILGARTKDLLILEDEMRAVSDEVIITTDDGTYGMKGFVTHGIQSVLDQGIKVDAIWAIGPVVMMKSVANFTRPLGIKTIVSMNPVMVDGTGMCGACRLDVGGETKFACVDGPEFDGHKVDFDLAMKRSAFFKNEEAVAYGKVKCQCAKEGK